A window of the Cuculus canorus isolate bCucCan1 chromosome 3, bCucCan1.pri, whole genome shotgun sequence genome harbors these coding sequences:
- the LOC104066465 gene encoding low density lipoprotein receptor adapter protein 1 isoform X2, whose product MEALRAAGRAVLRSPRLARTGLGLRRRRKLPESWADMQEPLLEGMCFTLKYLGMTLVEKPKGEEMAAAAIRRIVATARVGARKFQKVILTVSPRGISLQDADTKEMVENISIYRISYCTTDKLQNKVFAYVAQRQESGALECHAFLSPKKKIAQAVTLTVAQAFQMALDLWEAAHAGSRQEQPLHPPCALASSEPGRPSEPTPTGSPPFRHQFGEEEEEEEEDDNVGETLSGMEDLGMGAHSPAESAPLVPKPSSPTAQLLCCRLGQPPDGWKEPGGLGDLPAAGLKTLQG is encoded by the exons AGCTTCCAGAGAGCTGGGCTGACATGCAGGAACCGCTGCTGGAGGGCATGTGCTTCACACTCAAGTATCTAGGCATGACGCTGGTAGAGAAACCcaaaggagaagagatggctgCTGCCGCCATCCGCCGGATTGTGGCCACG GCACGGGTGGGAGCTCGCAAGTTCCAGAAGGTGATTCTGACGGTGTCTCCGCGGGGAATCTCACTGCAGGATGCAGACACGAAGGAGATGGTTGAGAACATCTCCATCTACAG gatCTCCTACTGCACGACGGACAAGCTGCAGAACAAAGTCTTTGCTTACGTCGCTCAGAGGCAGGAGAGTGGGGCTCTGGAGTGCCATGCCTTCCTCTCGCCCAAGAAGAAGATT gCCCAGGCTGTTACTCTGACCGTTGCCCAAGCCTTCCAGATGGCACTGGATCTCTGGGAAGCAGCACACGCAG GCTCTAGGCAGGAACAGCCCCTTCACCCTCCATGTGCCTTGGCAAGCAGTGAGCCCGGCAGACCCAGTGAGCCAACCCCCACGGGGAGCCCTCCCTTCCGACACCAGTTTGGG gaggaggaagaggaggaggaggaagatgataACGTTGGTGAAACCTTATCTGG CATGGAGGACCTGGGGATGGGagcccacagccctgcag agtcAGCACCTCTTGTGCCCAAACCGAGCTCTCCTACTGCCCAGCTACTGTGTTGCCGCTTGGGGCAACCCCCAGATGGCTGGAAGGAACCCGGAGGGCTTGGAGACCTCCCTGCAGCTGGCCTCAAGACTCTCCAGGGTTAA
- the LOC104066465 gene encoding low density lipoprotein receptor adapter protein 1 isoform X1: protein MEALRAAGRAVLRSPRLARTGLGLRRRRKLPESWADMQEPLLEGMCFTLKYLGMTLVEKPKGEEMAAAAIRRIVATARVGARKFQKVILTVSPRGISLQDADTKEMVENISIYRISYCTTDKLQNKVFAYVAQRQESGALECHAFLSPKKKIAQAVTLTVAQAFQMALDLWEAAHAGSRQEQPLHPPCALASSEPGRPSEPTPTGSPPFRHQFGEEEEEEEEDDNVGETLSGSMEDLGMGAHSPAESAPLVPKPSSPTAQLLCCRLGQPPDGWKEPGGLGDLPAAGLKTLQG from the exons AGCTTCCAGAGAGCTGGGCTGACATGCAGGAACCGCTGCTGGAGGGCATGTGCTTCACACTCAAGTATCTAGGCATGACGCTGGTAGAGAAACCcaaaggagaagagatggctgCTGCCGCCATCCGCCGGATTGTGGCCACG GCACGGGTGGGAGCTCGCAAGTTCCAGAAGGTGATTCTGACGGTGTCTCCGCGGGGAATCTCACTGCAGGATGCAGACACGAAGGAGATGGTTGAGAACATCTCCATCTACAG gatCTCCTACTGCACGACGGACAAGCTGCAGAACAAAGTCTTTGCTTACGTCGCTCAGAGGCAGGAGAGTGGGGCTCTGGAGTGCCATGCCTTCCTCTCGCCCAAGAAGAAGATT gCCCAGGCTGTTACTCTGACCGTTGCCCAAGCCTTCCAGATGGCACTGGATCTCTGGGAAGCAGCACACGCAG GCTCTAGGCAGGAACAGCCCCTTCACCCTCCATGTGCCTTGGCAAGCAGTGAGCCCGGCAGACCCAGTGAGCCAACCCCCACGGGGAGCCCTCCCTTCCGACACCAGTTTGGG gaggaggaagaggaggaggaggaagatgataACGTTGGTGAAACCTTATCTGG CAGCATGGAGGACCTGGGGATGGGagcccacagccctgcag agtcAGCACCTCTTGTGCCCAAACCGAGCTCTCCTACTGCCCAGCTACTGTGTTGCCGCTTGGGGCAACCCCCAGATGGCTGGAAGGAACCCGGAGGGCTTGGAGACCTCCCTGCAGCTGGCCTCAAGACTCTCCAGGGTTAA